The proteins below are encoded in one region of Deinococcus misasensis DSM 22328:
- a CDS encoding phytoene desaturase family protein, whose translation MDYDVIIIGAGHNALVTAAYAAKAGYKVAVFEKRHLVGGAVSTEEVVSGYRFDYGGSAHILIRMTPIVQELELERFGLHYLELDPLFHCSDGETPWFVWRDLDKTAHELDKIFPGQGEAYNRFVQDWMPFAKSVNEAFLSAPNPLDLGKHLVWGSGMQKDWQTKLTRIMRPYGEVVKEYFSEERVRAPLSWMAAQSGPPPTEPMSAPFLLWHPLYHVGGVARPRGGSGGLTRALKRAIEAYGGQIFLNAPVKEILVQGDRATGVRLQDGDVYTARTVVSGTHVLETVDALPEDKVPELARNVRVGNGFGMILRLALKGKVKYRNHHEPESRIGLGLLIKNEQQLLTAYGEYLAGEPTRDPPIIAMSFSSIDDSLAPPDGEVLWLWAQYYPYEMSSGSWETRTKEARDYILGAFEHYAPGTRDQIVGELVQSPAWLQDNLSLRRGNVMHLEMGTDQMFALRPFLGASEYRWPTLKNLYLTGASTHPGGGIMGASGRNTARTLLKDLSRTPKLRW comes from the coding sequence TTGGATTACGATGTGATCATTATTGGCGCAGGACACAATGCTCTGGTGACTGCGGCCTACGCTGCAAAAGCTGGCTACAAGGTTGCAGTGTTCGAAAAACGGCATCTGGTGGGTGGTGCAGTCTCCACCGAAGAAGTGGTCAGCGGCTACCGTTTTGATTACGGAGGCAGTGCACACATCCTGATTCGCATGACGCCCATCGTGCAGGAACTGGAATTGGAGCGCTTCGGGCTGCATTATCTGGAACTCGATCCCTTGTTTCACTGTTCGGATGGGGAAACCCCGTGGTTTGTCTGGCGGGACCTCGACAAAACCGCCCATGAACTCGACAAAATCTTCCCCGGTCAGGGTGAAGCGTACAACCGCTTTGTGCAGGATTGGATGCCTTTTGCCAAAAGCGTCAACGAAGCTTTCCTGAGTGCGCCCAATCCCCTTGACCTTGGCAAGCATCTGGTGTGGGGCTCGGGGATGCAGAAAGACTGGCAAACCAAACTGACCCGCATCATGCGTCCTTATGGCGAGGTCGTCAAGGAATACTTCTCCGAGGAAAGGGTCCGGGCACCCCTCAGTTGGATGGCAGCCCAGTCTGGACCTCCACCCACAGAACCCATGAGCGCACCATTCCTGCTCTGGCACCCCCTGTACCATGTGGGCGGTGTGGCCCGTCCCAGAGGGGGAAGTGGTGGCCTCACCCGTGCCCTGAAACGGGCCATTGAGGCTTACGGAGGCCAGATCTTCCTGAACGCACCCGTCAAAGAAATTCTGGTGCAGGGGGATCGGGCCACCGGAGTGCGCTTGCAGGACGGCGACGTATACACCGCCCGAACCGTGGTCAGCGGAACCCATGTGCTGGAAACTGTGGATGCCCTCCCAGAGGACAAAGTTCCTGAGCTTGCCCGCAATGTTCGGGTGGGAAATGGCTTTGGCATGATTCTGCGTCTGGCCCTCAAAGGCAAAGTCAAATACCGCAACCACCACGAACCGGAATCCCGCATCGGTCTGGGCCTCCTGATCAAAAATGAGCAACAACTCTTGACTGCTTACGGTGAGTACTTGGCTGGAGAACCCACCAGAGACCCGCCCATCATCGCCATGAGTTTTTCCAGCATTGATGACTCGCTGGCCCCACCAGATGGAGAAGTGTTGTGGCTCTGGGCCCAGTATTACCCTTACGAAATGTCCAGTGGAAGCTGGGAAACCCGCACCAAAGAAGCCAGAGATTACATACTTGGTGCTTTCGAACACTATGCGCCGGGCACCCGGGACCAGATTGTGGGTGAGCTCGTACAATCTCCAGCATGGCTTCAGGATAATTTGAGCCTCAGACGGGGAAATGTGATGCATCTGGAAATGGGCACCGACCAGATGTTCGCGCTCAGGCCGTTTCTGGGTGCCAGTGAATACCGCTGGCCCACCCTGAAAAACCTGTACCTGACTGGAGCGAGCACCCACCCCGGAGGGGGCATCATGGGTGCCAGTGGACGCAACACCGCCCGCACCCTGCTCAAAGACCTTTCACGTACGCCGAAATTGCGCTGGTAG
- a CDS encoding carotenoid biosynthesis protein — MTYWEYHYIFTLPLLFVLVAITLLEVRKKPLAGNYRPENRWTLSFYFLLPLIALIYTTPWDNYLIYKGVWQYPPERVSMVIGYVPIEEYFFFLVQPLIAGLWLFFLLRRWGEPKSGPAGARLWGTVFWLALSFIGAGLLFTEAGYYMGLILAWACPVIAFQWAFGGDLILSNRRAFWVGLMVPTAYLWITDYLAIVHFGIWDINTKFSFALKPFGLPIEEATFFLITNLLVVQGLLLFLHPQALPRWFKMARSLKPWTLFVALFALLKIPVPLWPDGFPLLATLSTGSLAIAAFLFAHEHIKGKAFWIMLLTFGMGLGIEVLGSRTGFPFGNYTYDPPGITLLGVPIIVPLGWWAMTLSAYLLAKGNPWLTGLYLVVWDVGLEPLMIREGYWSWQEGQLWSAYYGVPAQNFLAWYVMGVVLAFVVRKLAPELKTPDFAWAYRIEALFLPTGLLLLGMYPAGLITMVLMGGLAWLQFWKSSSKPLSAAPLEVASGGFTSKEH; from the coding sequence ATGACGTACTGGGAATACCACTACATTTTCACCCTTCCGCTGCTGTTTGTGCTGGTGGCCATCACCCTGCTGGAGGTTCGCAAAAAACCTCTGGCAGGGAATTACCGCCCCGAGAACCGCTGGACGCTCAGCTTCTATTTTTTGCTGCCCCTGATTGCCCTGATTTACACCACCCCCTGGGACAACTACCTGATTTACAAAGGGGTGTGGCAGTACCCACCAGAGCGGGTCAGCATGGTGATCGGTTACGTTCCGATTGAAGAGTACTTCTTCTTTCTGGTGCAACCCCTGATTGCAGGCCTCTGGCTGTTTTTCCTGCTCAGAAGGTGGGGAGAACCCAAAAGTGGCCCCGCTGGAGCAAGACTCTGGGGCACGGTGTTCTGGCTGGCTTTAAGTTTCATTGGGGCTGGACTGCTGTTCACAGAGGCGGGCTATTACATGGGCCTGATTCTGGCGTGGGCCTGTCCGGTGATTGCGTTTCAGTGGGCTTTCGGTGGGGATTTGATCCTCAGCAACAGACGGGCTTTCTGGGTGGGCCTGATGGTTCCAACAGCCTACCTGTGGATCACCGATTATCTGGCCATCGTGCATTTTGGCATCTGGGACATCAACACCAAATTCTCTTTTGCCCTCAAGCCGTTCGGACTTCCCATTGAAGAAGCCACTTTCTTCTTGATCACCAACCTGCTGGTGGTGCAAGGGTTGCTGCTGTTCTTGCACCCTCAAGCACTGCCCCGATGGTTCAAAATGGCCCGCTCGCTCAAACCATGGACCCTGTTTGTGGCCCTGTTTGCCCTTCTGAAAATTCCAGTGCCCCTCTGGCCGGATGGTTTTCCCCTGCTGGCGACCCTCTCAACAGGCAGTCTGGCGATTGCGGCTTTTTTGTTCGCTCATGAGCACATCAAAGGCAAAGCATTCTGGATCATGCTGCTCACTTTCGGAATGGGACTGGGCATCGAGGTTTTGGGAAGCCGCACCGGATTTCCCTTTGGCAATTACACCTATGACCCACCGGGCATCACCCTGCTTGGGGTACCGATCATTGTGCCCCTCGGATGGTGGGCCATGACCCTGTCTGCTTACTTGCTCGCCAAAGGCAACCCCTGGCTGACCGGGCTGTATCTGGTCGTCTGGGACGTGGGTCTGGAGCCCCTGATGATCCGCGAGGGTTACTGGTCTTGGCAGGAGGGACAACTCTGGAGTGCGTACTACGGTGTTCCTGCACAGAATTTCCTAGCGTGGTATGTGATGGGTGTGGTGCTGGCCTTCGTGGTCCGCAAGCTGGCCCCAGAGTTGAAAACCCCGGATTTTGCGTGGGCATACCGCATTGAAGCCCTTTTCCTCCCCACAGGCCTGCTCCTGCTGGGCATGTATCCGGCAGGTCTGATCACGATGGTGTTGATGGGAGGGCTGGCTTGGCTGCAATTCTGGAAATCTTCTTCAAAACCTTTATCCGCCGCACCCTTAGAAGTGGCCTCAGGGGGATTCACCTCAAAGGAACACTGA
- a CDS encoding lysophospholipid acyltransferase family protein, with protein MAAILEIFFKTFIRRTLRSGLRGIHLKGTLKSAPAVLVPNHHSWWDGYVMAELCWSQKQPFKLLMLHEQLLKYPFLKSVGALSSKDLRGALRSLQQGHHLILYPEGALKPAGPVREVRPGVKWFADRSGAPVVPVALRVVMRGHQHPEAYLNMGPPCPPEQVESAINALLLELDGALGVCDPEAVLPGYQTVMHGVGSDSEKLSFASQWLKKLLRLQ; from the coding sequence TTGGCTGCAATTCTGGAAATCTTCTTCAAAACCTTTATCCGCCGCACCCTTAGAAGTGGCCTCAGGGGGATTCACCTCAAAGGAACACTGAAGTCTGCTCCGGCTGTGCTGGTTCCCAACCACCATTCTTGGTGGGACGGTTATGTGATGGCTGAACTCTGCTGGAGCCAGAAGCAACCGTTCAAGCTCCTCATGCTCCACGAGCAGTTGCTGAAGTACCCTTTTTTAAAATCGGTGGGTGCCCTGTCCAGCAAAGACCTCAGGGGTGCGTTAAGAAGCCTGCAGCAGGGCCACCACCTGATCCTCTATCCAGAGGGAGCCCTGAAACCTGCAGGCCCTGTGCGTGAAGTGCGTCCGGGTGTGAAGTGGTTTGCTGATCGCTCGGGCGCTCCGGTGGTTCCGGTGGCCCTCAGGGTGGTGATGCGGGGTCACCAGCATCCCGAGGCTTACCTCAACATGGGTCCTCCTTGCCCTCCAGAGCAGGTGGAAAGTGCCATCAATGCCCTGCTTTTGGAACTGGACGGGGCCCTGGGCGTGTGTGATCCAGAAGCGGTTTTGCCCGGTTACCAGACCGTGATGCATGGGGTGGGGAGCGATTCCGAAAAACTCTCTTTTGCCAGCCAGTGGCTGAAAAAACTGTTGAGGCTTCAGTGA
- a CDS encoding glycosyltransferase, whose translation MLTKLGIALINAFLFPRLKKAVSASGPKVSVLIPARNEEENLKHTLPLLLQQGSFEVIVLDDRSTDQTATVVQDLQKQHPNLKLISGQPLPRGWVGKNWACHQLSQAAQGDVLVFTDADVFWHEGALKSVLKRMQDTHTDLLSVYPRQDTRTFTERALVPLIDDVLLCFFPYLFIRLPFAAASAGNGQVMVFRRESYQRISGHLGVKNSVLEDVDLARRIKKYGGKLSLALGQDLIGVRMYHGYDEILDGFGKNLRAFHGNSVPMVLMSAVLHFAAYALPLFNPRLRHLMVLGLLERLLVNTTSGRTSRDDLLEIATVPISPLLALPIYWRSLQKKYNWKGRNYSR comes from the coding sequence TTGCTCACCAAACTGGGCATTGCCCTGATCAATGCCTTTTTGTTTCCCAGATTGAAAAAAGCAGTGTCGGCTTCTGGCCCCAAGGTCTCGGTTTTGATCCCTGCTCGAAATGAGGAAGAAAACCTCAAGCACACGCTTCCTTTGCTTTTGCAGCAAGGTTCTTTCGAAGTGATCGTGCTGGATGACCGTTCCACCGACCAGACCGCCACCGTGGTGCAGGACCTTCAGAAACAACATCCCAACCTGAAGCTGATCTCGGGTCAACCTTTGCCCAGAGGATGGGTCGGAAAAAACTGGGCCTGTCATCAGCTTTCTCAGGCGGCTCAGGGGGATGTGCTGGTCTTCACCGATGCAGATGTGTTCTGGCATGAGGGTGCCCTCAAAAGCGTATTGAAACGCATGCAGGACACCCACACCGACCTCTTAAGCGTTTACCCGAGGCAGGACACCCGCACCTTCACCGAGCGCGCTCTGGTCCCCCTGATTGACGATGTGCTGCTGTGCTTTTTTCCCTACCTGTTCATTCGGTTGCCGTTCGCAGCGGCCAGCGCAGGAAACGGACAGGTGATGGTGTTCCGAAGGGAAAGCTACCAGCGCATCTCCGGGCACCTCGGGGTCAAGAACAGCGTGCTGGAAGATGTGGACCTCGCAAGACGCATCAAAAAGTACGGTGGGAAACTCAGCCTTGCTCTGGGACAGGACCTCATCGGGGTCAGGATGTACCACGGTTACGATGAAATTCTGGATGGGTTTGGCAAAAACCTGCGCGCCTTTCATGGCAACAGTGTGCCGATGGTCCTGATGTCTGCAGTGTTGCATTTTGCCGCTTATGCCTTGCCCCTGTTCAATCCCCGTTTGCGCCACCTGATGGTCCTGGGATTGCTGGAACGCCTGCTGGTGAACACCACCTCGGGCCGAACCTCCAGAGATGACCTGCTGGAAATTGCCACTGTGCCCATCAGTCCTTTGCTGGCCCTGCCGATCTACTGGCGTTCATTACAGAAAAAATACAACTGGAAGGGCAGAAACTACTCACGATAA
- a CDS encoding phytoene desaturase family protein — MKCVVIGAGFSGLAAATRLLLEGHQVTVLEQKPHVGGKAEGWQGIPTGPTVMTMPEVMRELFNRLHAIPPTFKEVNPTTTYLYADGRTFRPYRNMERTFQELNYSEADTYRDLLFLARDMYNGAKNTFVFGPPPTLPSLMQYGFKHGLKARPNMTLEQLLEPANKYLKTFFLRFATYMGANPYKAPAVLHNIAWVELGLGVWHAQGGFAAVAQSLEKSLKQRGVEFVYDTKVQGFEVTGSQITRIQTDKGDFQPDWVVSSMDRNFTLKALGKEIPQEELTVSGFTLQAHLFEDRGLTHQVLFPQNYRQEWADIEAGRLPRDPTIYVHTDGKKAFIMVNSPPLKTPNKESYAEEVLKILAQRYPLSIREYHTMAPQDYAKAAYSGALYGRAPHGLKGSLRYGWTIEGIKNLRQVGGTVHPGGGVPLSILSGYAGALPEYRPLIRKLREDE; from the coding sequence ATGAAATGCGTGGTGATCGGTGCAGGATTCTCGGGATTGGCGGCAGCCACCCGACTCCTCCTCGAAGGACATCAAGTCACGGTTCTCGAACAAAAACCACATGTGGGAGGCAAAGCCGAAGGCTGGCAAGGGATCCCCACAGGTCCCACCGTCATGACCATGCCCGAGGTGATGCGCGAACTCTTCAACAGGCTGCATGCCATTCCCCCCACCTTCAAAGAAGTGAATCCCACCACCACTTACCTGTACGCCGATGGTCGCACCTTCCGGCCTTACCGCAACATGGAGCGCACCTTTCAGGAACTCAACTACTCCGAGGCAGACACCTACCGCGACCTGCTGTTTCTGGCCCGCGACATGTACAACGGGGCCAAAAACACCTTTGTGTTTGGACCTCCGCCCACCCTGCCTTCCCTGATGCAGTACGGCTTCAAGCATGGCCTGAAAGCCCGTCCCAACATGACGCTGGAACAGCTTCTGGAGCCTGCCAACAAGTACCTCAAAACCTTCTTTTTGCGCTTCGCCACCTACATGGGGGCCAATCCCTACAAAGCCCCTGCTGTGCTGCACAACATTGCGTGGGTGGAGCTCGGGCTCGGGGTGTGGCATGCACAGGGGGGATTTGCTGCGGTGGCCCAGAGCCTCGAAAAATCCCTCAAACAACGCGGTGTGGAATTTGTCTACGACACCAAAGTTCAGGGTTTTGAAGTCACAGGCAGCCAGATCACCCGCATCCAGACCGACAAAGGCGACTTTCAGCCCGATTGGGTGGTCAGCAGCATGGACCGCAACTTCACCCTGAAAGCTCTGGGCAAAGAGATCCCTCAGGAAGAACTGACCGTCAGCGGATTCACCCTGCAAGCCCACCTTTTCGAGGACCGGGGCCTCACCCATCAGGTCCTGTTTCCCCAGAATTACCGTCAGGAATGGGCAGACATCGAAGCTGGACGCCTTCCCAGAGACCCCACCATTTACGTGCACACCGATGGCAAAAAAGCCTTCATCATGGTGAACAGTCCTCCCCTGAAGACCCCGAACAAAGAAAGTTACGCCGAGGAGGTCCTCAAAATTCTGGCGCAACGGTACCCCCTCAGCATCCGGGAATACCACACCATGGCCCCTCAGGACTACGCCAAAGCAGCTTACTCGGGTGCCCTGTATGGTCGTGCCCCCCACGGCTTGAAAGGCTCCCTCAGGTACGGCTGGACCATCGAAGGCATCAAAAACCTCCGTCAGGTGGGCGGAACAGTACACCCCGGCGGTGGGGTGCCCCTCAGCATCCTCTCTGGGTATGCAGGTGCCCTGCCAGAGTACCGGCCTCTGATCCGCAAACTGCGCGAAGACGAATAA